Proteins found in one Bacillus sp. BGMRC 2118 genomic segment:
- a CDS encoding tyrosine--tRNA ligase, translating to MDLLKDLEFRGLIHQATDLEGLEKVLSEERIKLYCGFDPTADSLHIGNLLAIVTLRRFQLAGHSPVALVGGATGLIGDPSGKANERTLNSADVVVEFTDKIRGQLSGLLDFENEENPATIANNYDWIGKLDVISFLRDVGKSFGLNYMLAKDSVSSRLEAGISFTEFSYMILQSYDFLKLYENEGVRLQIGGSDQWGNITAGLELIRKSVEDSKAFGLTTPLVTKADGTKFGKTESGTIWLDRTKVSPYEFYQFWINTDDRDVITFIKYFTFLSQNEIAELEKEMKDTPEKRAAQKALAEEVTKFVHGVDALNQAIRITEALFNGSISALTGEEIKQGFKDVPSHELKKEDEPTLVDVLVESKIAPSKRQAREDVTNGAIYINGERIQETDYVLSSKDRIEDEFTVIRRGKKKYYLLKFL from the coding sequence ATGGATTTATTAAAAGATTTAGAATTTAGAGGACTTATCCACCAAGCAACAGACTTAGAGGGACTAGAAAAAGTGTTAAGTGAGGAAAGAATTAAGTTATATTGTGGATTTGATCCGACTGCTGATAGTCTTCATATCGGTAATTTACTAGCAATTGTCACACTGAGACGTTTCCAATTAGCAGGTCATTCTCCGGTAGCCCTTGTTGGAGGTGCAACTGGCTTAATAGGTGACCCAAGTGGGAAGGCGAATGAGCGTACATTAAATTCAGCAGATGTTGTGGTGGAGTTTACAGATAAAATTAGAGGGCAGCTTTCTGGGCTTTTAGATTTTGAAAATGAAGAAAACCCAGCTACAATTGCTAACAATTATGACTGGATTGGGAAACTGGATGTTATTTCTTTCCTTCGTGATGTTGGGAAAAGCTTTGGTTTAAATTACATGCTTGCGAAGGACTCGGTTAGTTCACGTCTAGAAGCGGGAATCTCCTTTACTGAGTTCAGCTACATGATTCTACAATCCTATGATTTCTTAAAGTTATACGAAAATGAAGGTGTGCGCTTGCAAATTGGTGGAAGCGACCAGTGGGGAAATATTACGGCAGGTCTTGAATTAATTAGAAAGTCTGTCGAGGATTCAAAGGCATTTGGTCTAACTACTCCACTTGTAACAAAAGCAGATGGTACAAAATTTGGGAAAACCGAATCAGGTACAATTTGGTTGGATCGTACGAAAGTATCTCCTTATGAGTTCTATCAGTTCTGGATTAACACAGATGACCGTGATGTAATCACATTCATAAAATACTTTACATTCCTTTCTCAAAATGAGATAGCAGAATTAGAAAAAGAAATGAAAGACACACCAGAGAAAAGAGCTGCTCAAAAGGCTTTAGCCGAAGAAGTGACGAAGTTTGTACATGGCGTGGATGCTTTAAATCAAGCAATCCGTATTACAGAAGCATTATTTAACGGAAGTATCTCAGCTTTAACTGGGGAAGAAATTAAGCAAGGATTTAAGGATGTTCCTTCCCATGAGTTAAAGAAGGAAGATGAGCCAACTCTTGTGGATGTACTGGTTGAAAGTAAAATTGCTCCATCTAAACGACAAGCTCGTGAAGATGTTACGAACGGAGCGATTTACATTAATGGTGAGAGAATTCAGGAGACAGACTATGTTCTATCATCGAAGGATCGAATAGAGGATGAATTCACAGTTATTCGCAGAGGGAAGAAGAAGTATTACTTATTAAAATTTTTATAG
- a CDS encoding polynucleotide kinase-phosphatase, with translation MKMDLVLPYAGIVLLVGPSNSGKSTLLKQLQDKGHILSSEIVSSDECRSLVSDVDFIDWKHRPTDEADSLYDQYQRISAEAFSFMDTLIETRCRLNKLTFIDATHLYSDDRKRYITMAKSNHVPIVTIVLDIDQTMLLERDQNRENPRGTKRIKQQYQVFKREKRFIKKEGFRSVYFISDTNEVDVIRRHTNPVELEVGNGIDIIGDIHGCFDEMLHILEKLGYEKNDEQFYIHPDGRKFLSLGDVMSRGPKSVETINFFLRHVKAGLAFMIDSNHGWKIARWLDGRNVTLNHGDEKVEEELIQYEAQHGKENTNLLKQELKTFLLQAPSHYVLTKNGVPTVVCTHAGIKDEFIGKQSYDISDFCRYGEHDGQDEAGKPIRQDWSVHHKSSMLVVWGHDPKLKPVIINNTINIDQGVVFGGELTAFRYPEKEFVSTQANRDYSNGIHNPLLEVKKKRLDPPNIARFMNGYSVLTDVQGEIYIPKEYAIPSIDSVSHFTVPVEELVYIPPTMSPTPTPSSLDGYLEHPREVIDYYRSMGVQRMVAEKKHMGSRGILFLFKDKEAGLQYVGRETLGVIYTRNGRRFFNDDTEQLILSRINKALTMNGYFTKYKTDYLLLDAEIMPWNLKAKELISSQYAHVAEQAILDRSLLKAKIEGAVSQHEELEAWLKEYDKKLTNAEVFKEVFQKYCWEINEIDQIQIAPFHVLAYSNKTFFDQPHTWHMEKNKELAQMENLFVETEYMVIEDGESEEKVIAWWEAITHDGHEGIVIKPESFISHSKGKLVQPAIKVRGRKYLNIIYGMDYLQPENLKRLKKRNTGKKQKLALKEFALGVEGIQRLVNGESIERVHECVLGTLAMESDPVDPRL, from the coding sequence GTGAAAATGGATTTAGTTCTACCGTATGCCGGAATTGTTTTACTCGTAGGTCCTTCAAATAGTGGCAAGTCCACTTTATTAAAACAATTACAGGATAAAGGACATATACTTTCTTCTGAAATAGTCAGCTCTGATGAGTGTAGAAGTTTAGTTAGTGACGTAGATTTTATTGATTGGAAACATAGACCGACGGACGAAGCGGATAGTCTTTATGACCAATATCAGCGAATCTCTGCTGAAGCCTTTTCCTTCATGGATACACTCATTGAAACGAGATGCAGATTGAACAAGTTAACATTTATCGATGCTACACATTTGTATTCCGATGATCGGAAGCGATATATCACAATGGCTAAGAGTAATCATGTACCTATTGTAACGATTGTATTGGATATCGACCAAACTATGTTACTTGAGAGAGATCAGAATCGTGAAAATCCTAGAGGAACGAAAAGAATTAAACAACAGTATCAAGTGTTCAAACGAGAAAAACGCTTCATCAAGAAGGAAGGCTTCCGCTCTGTTTATTTTATATCCGATACAAATGAAGTTGATGTAATCAGGCGTCATACCAACCCAGTTGAGTTGGAAGTTGGGAATGGAATCGATATTATAGGGGATATTCATGGCTGTTTTGATGAAATGCTACACATCCTTGAAAAGTTAGGGTACGAAAAAAATGATGAACAATTTTACATTCATCCAGATGGTAGGAAGTTTCTATCACTTGGAGATGTGATGAGTCGGGGGCCAAAGTCAGTAGAGACCATCAACTTTTTCCTGCGTCATGTGAAAGCAGGGCTAGCGTTTATGATTGACAGTAACCATGGATGGAAAATTGCTCGTTGGCTGGATGGCAGGAACGTTACCCTAAATCATGGTGATGAGAAGGTGGAAGAAGAACTCATCCAATATGAAGCACAGCATGGTAAAGAGAATACAAATTTACTAAAACAGGAGCTGAAAACATTTCTTCTTCAAGCACCATCACATTATGTGTTAACGAAGAATGGTGTCCCAACTGTGGTATGTACGCATGCGGGAATCAAGGATGAGTTTATTGGAAAGCAATCTTATGATATCAGTGATTTCTGCCGTTATGGAGAGCATGATGGCCAAGATGAAGCAGGTAAACCTATCCGACAAGATTGGAGTGTCCACCATAAATCAAGTATGCTTGTTGTTTGGGGGCATGATCCAAAGCTAAAACCAGTGATAATTAACAATACGATTAATATTGACCAAGGTGTTGTGTTTGGTGGTGAGTTGACTGCTTTCAGGTACCCAGAGAAGGAGTTCGTCTCAACTCAGGCTAACAGAGATTACTCGAATGGAATACATAATCCATTACTGGAAGTAAAAAAGAAACGATTAGATCCGCCGAATATTGCTAGATTTATGAATGGCTATTCGGTCTTAACAGATGTACAGGGTGAGATCTATATACCAAAAGAATATGCGATTCCGTCGATTGATAGTGTGTCTCACTTTACAGTCCCAGTAGAAGAGTTGGTGTATATTCCACCAACCATGAGTCCTACTCCTACACCTTCTTCGTTAGACGGTTATCTGGAGCATCCAAGAGAAGTCATTGATTACTATCGAAGCATGGGTGTGCAGCGGATGGTAGCTGAAAAAAAGCACATGGGTAGTAGAGGGATTTTGTTTTTGTTTAAGGATAAAGAAGCAGGACTCCAATACGTTGGTCGAGAAACACTTGGTGTCATTTATACAAGAAATGGTAGAAGATTCTTCAATGATGATACCGAGCAACTCATTCTTTCAAGAATCAACAAAGCCCTAACGATGAATGGCTATTTTACAAAATATAAAACAGACTACCTCCTATTGGATGCGGAGATTATGCCATGGAATTTAAAGGCAAAAGAACTCATTAGCAGTCAATATGCACATGTAGCTGAACAAGCTATTTTGGATCGAAGTTTACTAAAAGCGAAAATTGAAGGTGCCGTTTCGCAACATGAAGAGTTAGAAGCATGGCTTAAGGAATATGATAAAAAGCTAACAAATGCAGAAGTGTTCAAAGAAGTCTTCCAAAAATATTGCTGGGAAATCAATGAAATTGATCAAATACAAATTGCTCCATTCCACGTACTAGCCTATAGTAACAAGACGTTTTTTGATCAGCCACATACGTGGCATATGGAGAAGAACAAGGAGCTTGCACAGATGGAGAATCTCTTTGTTGAAACAGAATACATGGTAATAGAGGATGGAGAGAGTGAGGAAAAGGTCATTGCCTGGTGGGAAGCCATTACACATGATGGTCACGAAGGAATTGTCATAAAGCCAGAGTCGTTTATTTCTCATTCGAAAGGCAAGCTAGTACAACCGGCAATAAAAGTAAGAGGAAGAAAATACCTCAATATTATTTATGGCATGGACTACTTGCAACCAGAGAATTTAAAGCGTTTAAAGAAACGGAACACCGGGAAGAAACAGAAGCTCGCCTTAAAGGAATTTGCATTAGGAGTAGAGGGGATTCAAAGGCTTGTAAACGGCGAATCAATTGAAAGAGTTCATGAATGTGTACTTGGAACACTTGCGATGGAGTCAGACCCAGTAGACCCAAGATTATAG
- the acsA gene encoding acetate--CoA ligase, with translation MKLEALPAIKGDYNLKDYEETCKQFDWKEVEETFTWHTTGRVNMAYEAIDRHVLTARKNKVALYYKDSFRDEKYTFKEMMEWSNRAGNVLKQAADVEKGDRVFIFMPRSPELYFTVLGAIKLGAIVGPLFEAFMEGAVRDRLQDSEAKVLVTTPQLLERVPLEDLPALKHVILVGDNIEENDIFIDFHARMKTASRNLSIEWVSREDGLILHYTSGSTGKPKGVLHVHNAMIQHYQTAKWVLDIKEEDIYWCTADPGWVTGTSYGIFGPWLTGASNVIVGGRFSPEAWYETIENYGVTVWYSAPTAFRMLMGAGDEIVKKYDLRSLRHVISVGEPLNPEVVRWGVKVFNQRIHDSWWMTETGAMLICNYPSMEIKPGSMGKPIPGVKAAIVDDQGNELPPNRMGNLAIKKGWPSMMHTIWNNKEKYESYFMPGEWYVSGDSAYMDEDGYFWFQGRVDDVIMTSGERVGPFEVESKLVEHPAIAEAGVIGKPDPVRGEIIKAFIALRHGYEASDELKEEIRTFVKKGLAAHAAPREIEFKEKLPKTRSGKIMRRVLKAWELNLPTGDLSTMED, from the coding sequence ATGAAGTTGGAAGCGCTTCCTGCAATAAAGGGTGATTATAACCTTAAGGATTATGAAGAAACCTGTAAGCAGTTTGACTGGAAGGAAGTTGAAGAAACTTTTACATGGCACACGACAGGTAGAGTGAATATGGCATATGAGGCCATTGACAGACATGTATTGACTGCGAGAAAAAATAAAGTTGCTCTCTATTACAAAGACTCCTTCCGTGATGAAAAGTATACCTTTAAAGAGATGATGGAGTGGTCAAATAGGGCAGGAAATGTTCTAAAGCAGGCTGCTGATGTAGAAAAAGGTGACCGCGTGTTTATCTTCATGCCACGTTCACCCGAGCTATATTTTACAGTATTAGGTGCAATTAAGTTAGGTGCAATTGTAGGACCTTTATTTGAAGCCTTTATGGAAGGTGCAGTCCGTGATAGATTGCAAGACAGCGAGGCGAAGGTTCTTGTCACAACACCACAATTATTAGAAAGAGTTCCACTAGAGGATCTTCCTGCACTAAAGCATGTTATTTTAGTTGGAGACAATATAGAAGAAAATGATATTTTTATAGACTTTCATGCAAGAATGAAAACAGCCAGTAGAAACTTATCAATTGAATGGGTATCAAGAGAGGATGGGTTAATTCTTCACTATACATCTGGTTCTACTGGAAAGCCAAAGGGCGTCCTGCATGTTCATAATGCAATGATTCAGCATTATCAAACAGCCAAATGGGTTCTTGATATTAAGGAAGAGGATATATACTGGTGTACGGCAGACCCTGGTTGGGTCACAGGTACTTCGTATGGTATTTTTGGTCCATGGCTTACAGGTGCATCCAACGTGATTGTTGGTGGACGTTTTAGCCCTGAGGCTTGGTATGAGACCATTGAAAACTATGGTGTGACGGTTTGGTATAGTGCACCTACAGCGTTCCGTATGTTAATGGGTGCAGGGGATGAAATTGTAAAAAAGTATGATCTTCGTTCCTTACGTCATGTTATCAGTGTTGGTGAACCACTAAATCCTGAAGTAGTAAGATGGGGAGTAAAAGTATTCAACCAAAGAATTCATGACTCTTGGTGGATGACAGAAACAGGTGCTATGTTAATTTGTAACTATCCTTCAATGGAAATTAAGCCTGGATCAATGGGGAAACCAATACCAGGTGTGAAGGCAGCTATTGTTGATGATCAAGGTAACGAGTTACCACCAAACCGTATGGGGAACTTGGCGATTAAAAAGGGTTGGCCTTCAATGATGCATACAATCTGGAATAATAAAGAAAAATATGAATCGTATTTCATGCCAGGAGAGTGGTATGTTTCAGGAGATTCAGCTTATATGGATGAAGATGGTTACTTCTGGTTCCAAGGGCGTGTAGACGATGTCATTATGACATCTGGTGAAAGAGTTGGACCATTTGAGGTAGAAAGTAAATTAGTTGAGCATCCGGCAATTGCAGAAGCAGGTGTGATCGGTAAGCCTGATCCAGTCCGCGGTGAAATCATTAAGGCATTTATTGCCCTTCGCCATGGCTACGAAGCTTCAGATGAATTAAAAGAGGAGATTCGCACATTTGTGAAGAAAGGGTTAGCAGCACATGCTGCTCCTCGAGAAATCGAATTCAAAGAAAAACTTCCAAAAACACGAAGTGGGAAGATCATGAGACGTGTATTAAAAGCGTGGGAATTAAATTTACCTACTGGTGATTTATCAACGATGGAAGATTAA
- a CDS encoding acetoin utilization protein AcuC: protein MSDSSVFVYSSDIEQYNFSNSHPFNQIRVTLSKDLLTSVNQLHDDAIIAPRIATDEEIALFHDAEYIQAVKDAGLGLLTEEKAANYGIGTEDTPIFPNMHEASARIVGGTLSAVDAVMSGQALHSLHLGGGLHHGFRGKASGFCVYNDIAVAIKYIQKKYNLRVLYVDTDAHHGDGVQFAFYDDPNVCTLSIHETGRYLFPGTGNVYERGYGDGYGYSFNIPLDAFTEDESFLEAYEAALQEISEFFKPDIIITQNGADAHHLDPLTHLSCSMKIYESIPKLAHKIAHQYCGGKWIALGGGGYDIWRVVPRAWSMVWLEMNEVTSIYEEPIPDQWIQSWQLKSSLPLPSSWYDPNDLITPIPRKPEINQKNILTLNKALQPIRNK from the coding sequence ATGAGTGATTCTTCAGTATTTGTATATTCTAGTGATATCGAGCAGTACAACTTTTCAAATAGCCATCCGTTCAATCAAATCAGAGTCACATTGTCAAAGGATTTACTTACATCAGTAAATCAGCTTCATGACGATGCAATTATTGCACCACGAATTGCCACTGATGAAGAAATTGCACTTTTTCATGATGCGGAGTACATACAGGCAGTTAAAGATGCCGGATTGGGATTATTAACGGAAGAAAAGGCGGCCAATTACGGTATCGGCACAGAAGATACCCCCATTTTTCCAAATATGCATGAAGCGAGTGCGAGAATTGTAGGAGGAACACTATCTGCAGTTGATGCTGTTATGTCAGGACAGGCACTCCACTCCCTTCATTTAGGCGGTGGCCTTCATCATGGGTTTAGAGGGAAGGCATCTGGATTTTGTGTATATAACGACATCGCTGTAGCCATTAAATATATTCAAAAGAAATACAATCTTCGAGTATTGTATGTAGATACAGATGCTCATCATGGAGATGGGGTACAATTCGCCTTTTATGATGATCCTAACGTCTGTACACTATCCATTCATGAAACCGGTAGATACCTCTTCCCCGGTACTGGTAATGTGTATGAAAGAGGATATGGAGACGGCTATGGCTACTCCTTTAATATTCCATTAGATGCATTTACCGAGGATGAATCTTTTTTAGAGGCATATGAAGCAGCGTTACAAGAAATATCAGAGTTCTTCAAACCTGATATTATTATTACACAAAATGGAGCAGATGCTCATCATCTTGATCCACTGACACATTTATCATGTTCAATGAAAATCTATGAATCTATTCCGAAGCTTGCTCATAAAATTGCACATCAATATTGTGGTGGGAAATGGATTGCACTAGGTGGTGGTGGCTATGATATTTGGAGAGTGGTTCCACGCGCCTGGTCAATGGTGTGGTTAGAAATGAACGAGGTAACTTCAATTTATGAAGAACCAATTCCAGACCAATGGATTCAATCATGGCAGTTAAAAAGTTCACTTCCCCTGCCGAGTTCTTGGTATGATCCTAACGACTTAATTACACCTATACCACGAAAACCTGAAATAAACCAAAAGAATATACTTACTTTGAATAAAGCATTACAACCCATTCGAAATAAATAG
- a CDS encoding penicillin-binding protein: MKINKSMMKEYFLTAKDALLSKKTASIFSISYKVIWNLFLVFIVIGLIGVSFAGGAGAGYFASLVKDEPVRSYESMKKDIYNYEETTELYFANNVFLGKSRSDIDREEIPLKDISPFVIDAVISTEDKYFYEHDGVVPKAILRALLQEVLNTQTQTGGSTLTQQLIKNQILSSEVSFERKAKEILLALRLEQFFDKEEILETYLNMATFGRNSSGTNIAGVQTAAKGIFGVEAKDLNLAQAAFIAGLPQSPFGYTPFKNDGTIKENLEPGMNRMKTVLNRMLGEGKITKEQFDEALAFDLKASFAPPKESPIENYPWLTEEIELRAAEILAYQLAEKDGYEREDLEKDKELKKSYNTLADLTMRQNGYKIHSTIDKEIYDVHQKIAKEYQYYGTDKLIEKKNEETGEIEKIVQPVEVGAVLLENKTGKIISFVGGRDHKREAVNHALSDAPRQNGSTMKPLVAYAPAMEVGAVQPGTVIADVKTNYWAKNFSGRHYGLVTIRESLAKSHNIPAARTYEKILNQRPATYLDKMGFTSLQPVDYEVPSLSLGGMTVGVTVEENTNAYATFANGGKFIDAYLIEKIETKDGEVLYQHESKEVEVFSPQTAYLTIDMMRDVLSSGTGAGVKSRLKFSSDFAGKTGTASDTKDAWFVASNPNITFGLWLGYDKPMSLEIKYKGYNYSTRNQMLWAQLMNAAYDIRPELIKPATNFKMPGGIVSRSYCKISGLLPSALCQEAGLVGTDLFNAKFVPKKVDDTLEKGKFIVIGDKVYRALPNSPAEFTQDGVMIKRSFLEENNLANVNDLMELIPKGAIWKNIVVPEETMISENGAVPTAIDSVFIGSGKLSWARHPHNDIIGYRIYRADNFSTSFVKVGSITADQLIKNGGFPVNSTVAAYYVTAVDLAGKESPPSTHVLMGDWKKEKPADPPPTKPTDPPPTDPPVIDPPEPPPGDDSGNGDQGKKKR, from the coding sequence ATGAAGATAAATAAATCGATGATGAAAGAATACTTTCTAACGGCAAAAGATGCCTTACTAAGTAAGAAAACGGCTTCCATTTTCTCTATTTCCTACAAAGTAATTTGGAATTTATTTTTAGTTTTTATTGTAATAGGGTTAATCGGGGTTTCCTTTGCGGGTGGAGCAGGTGCGGGTTACTTTGCCTCACTGGTAAAAGATGAACCTGTCAGAAGCTATGAAAGTATGAAAAAAGACATTTACAACTATGAAGAAACGACTGAATTATATTTTGCTAATAATGTTTTTCTTGGCAAGTCCAGGTCAGATATTGACCGAGAAGAAATACCGTTAAAGGATATTTCTCCTTTTGTAATTGACGCAGTTATCTCAACAGAGGACAAATATTTTTATGAGCATGATGGAGTTGTACCAAAGGCAATTCTCCGTGCTTTATTACAAGAGGTACTAAACACCCAGACTCAAACAGGTGGAAGTACTTTGACGCAACAGCTCATCAAAAATCAAATTCTTTCAAGCGAAGTGTCATTCGAACGAAAAGCAAAGGAAATTTTGCTAGCACTCAGGCTAGAACAATTCTTTGATAAAGAAGAAATTCTTGAAACGTATCTGAATATGGCTACATTTGGTCGTAATAGTTCAGGTACCAACATTGCTGGTGTACAGACTGCTGCAAAGGGTATTTTTGGTGTAGAGGCAAAGGATTTAAACCTTGCACAAGCTGCTTTTATTGCAGGGCTACCACAAAGTCCTTTCGGTTATACACCGTTTAAAAATGATGGAACAATTAAAGAAAATCTTGAACCAGGTATGAACCGGATGAAAACTGTTCTAAACCGTATGCTTGGGGAAGGTAAAATCACAAAGGAGCAATTTGACGAAGCACTAGCGTTTGATTTAAAGGCAAGTTTTGCTCCACCAAAGGAGTCACCTATTGAGAACTATCCTTGGTTGACCGAGGAAATCGAGTTACGTGCTGCTGAGATTCTAGCATATCAATTAGCAGAGAAGGATGGTTACGAAAGAGAAGATCTTGAAAAGGATAAAGAATTAAAAAAATCCTACAACACTCTTGCAGATCTTACAATGAGACAAAATGGATATAAAATCCATTCTACTATCGATAAAGAAATTTATGATGTTCATCAGAAAATAGCAAAAGAGTACCAATATTATGGTACTGATAAATTAATTGAAAAGAAAAATGAAGAAACTGGTGAAATAGAAAAGATTGTTCAGCCTGTTGAAGTTGGGGCAGTTCTTCTTGAGAATAAGACTGGTAAAATTATCAGTTTTGTTGGTGGCCGAGATCACAAGCGTGAAGCAGTAAACCATGCTCTTTCAGATGCGCCACGACAAAATGGGTCAACAATGAAGCCTTTAGTTGCTTATGCTCCTGCAATGGAAGTTGGAGCAGTACAGCCTGGAACAGTTATAGCTGATGTAAAAACTAATTATTGGGCTAAAAACTTCAGTGGTAGACATTATGGACTTGTAACTATTAGAGAATCCTTGGCCAAATCCCATAATATACCTGCTGCAAGGACCTATGAGAAAATATTAAATCAACGACCTGCTACTTATTTAGATAAAATGGGATTCACATCTTTACAACCTGTAGACTATGAAGTTCCTTCACTTTCCTTAGGAGGTATGACTGTAGGTGTTACAGTTGAAGAAAACACAAATGCTTATGCTACATTTGCAAATGGTGGAAAGTTTATTGATGCATATTTAATTGAAAAAATTGAAACAAAAGACGGTGAAGTACTATATCAACATGAAAGTAAAGAAGTTGAGGTATTCTCACCACAGACAGCATATTTAACGATTGATATGATGAGAGATGTGTTAAGTAGTGGTACTGGAGCAGGTGTGAAATCGAGACTGAAGTTTTCTTCTGATTTTGCAGGAAAAACTGGTACTGCATCAGATACTAAGGATGCGTGGTTTGTTGCTTCCAATCCTAATATTACTTTTGGCCTTTGGTTAGGTTACGATAAACCTATGTCTCTAGAGATTAAATACAAGGGATATAATTATTCAACAAGAAACCAAATGCTTTGGGCACAACTTATGAATGCAGCTTATGACATCAGACCTGAGCTAATTAAGCCTGCAACTAACTTTAAAATGCCTGGAGGAATTGTCAGTCGTTCTTACTGTAAGATTTCTGGTTTGTTACCTTCAGCATTATGTCAAGAAGCTGGTTTAGTAGGAACGGATCTATTCAACGCGAAGTTTGTTCCGAAAAAAGTAGATGATACACTTGAAAAAGGTAAATTTATTGTCATTGGAGACAAAGTCTACCGAGCCCTACCTAATTCACCTGCTGAATTTACTCAAGATGGCGTTATGATTAAGAGGTCATTCCTAGAGGAAAATAATTTAGCAAATGTGAATGACTTAATGGAACTCATTCCAAAAGGTGCAATTTGGAAAAATATTGTCGTTCCTGAGGAAACGATGATTTCTGAGAACGGTGCCGTCCCAACAGCAATTGATAGTGTGTTTATTGGATCTGGCAAGTTATCGTGGGCAAGACATCCACACAATGATATTATTGGATATCGAATTTACAGAGCAGATAATTTCTCCACAAGCTTTGTTAAGGTTGGAAGCATCACTGCTGACCAGTTAATCAAAAATGGTGGTTTCCCTGTAAATTCTACAGTTGCTGCTTATTATGTAACGGCAGTGGACTTAGCAGGAAAAGAATCTCCACCATCAACGCATGTACTCATGGGTGACTGGAAGAAGGAGAAACCGGCAGATCCGCCGCCTACAAAACCTACAGATCCACCACCAACTGATCCACCTGTCATTGATCCTCCAGAGCCACCACCTGGTGATGACTCAGGAAATGGAGATCAAGGAAAGAAGAAAAGATAA
- a CDS encoding CBS domain-containing protein, protein MIVQEIMKKDVITLSITDTIAKAKLLMFENRIRHLPVVDEDRAVVGLITRSDIYKSILADGDENRSLVGEVMNKNVITGHPLDFVEEVSAIFYEHKIGCLPIVSDGKLIGIITETDMLHTLVQLTGANQPGSQLEIRVPNKAGMLSEVAAIMKQRKVNILSVLVYPSTDELHKTLVFRVQTMNPLVLIQDLKANQYDVQWPRIPGVTHE, encoded by the coding sequence ATGATTGTTCAAGAAATAATGAAAAAGGATGTCATAACACTTTCTATAACAGATACAATCGCAAAAGCAAAATTACTAATGTTTGAAAATCGGATACGACATTTACCAGTAGTAGATGAAGATAGAGCTGTCGTAGGTCTTATTACAAGATCAGATATATACAAGAGCATTTTAGCTGACGGTGATGAGAATCGAAGCTTAGTGGGAGAAGTAATGAATAAAAATGTCATTACGGGTCACCCTTTAGACTTTGTAGAAGAGGTCTCCGCAATCTTCTATGAACATAAAATCGGCTGTCTTCCAATTGTCAGTGATGGAAAGCTCATTGGGATTATTACAGAGACAGACATGTTGCATACACTTGTACAGCTTACAGGTGCAAATCAACCTGGTTCACAGCTTGAAATACGTGTACCAAATAAAGCAGGTATGCTATCAGAAGTTGCTGCTATTATGAAACAACGTAAGGTAAATATATTAAGCGTCCTTGTTTATCCATCTACTGATGAACTGCACAAGACACTTGTATTTCGAGTTCAGACAATGAATCCTCTTGTTTTGATTCAAGATCTTAAGGCTAATCAATATGACGTACAATGGCCAAGAATCCCTGGTGTGACACATGAGTGA
- a CDS encoding GNAT family N-acetyltransferase, whose translation MLHKKTYNAMELKTSHGSLIIEGPIPSEKIATYEYHKDLIAFRTPEQQHKALVEIAKLPEGRIIIARDRHTIVGYVTYLYPDPLERWSEGNMKDLIELGAIEVIPKYRGMAVGKNLLKVSMMDDAMEDYIVITTEYYWHWDLKGTGLNVWEYRKVMEKMMNAGGLEWFATDDPEISSHPANCLMVRIGKRVKPESVQQFDALRFRHRFMY comes from the coding sequence ATGCTTCATAAAAAGACATACAACGCAATGGAATTAAAAACAAGTCATGGTAGCTTAATCATTGAAGGACCTATTCCCTCTGAAAAGATTGCTACATATGAGTATCATAAAGACTTAATAGCCTTTCGAACTCCTGAGCAGCAGCATAAAGCGCTTGTTGAAATAGCGAAATTACCAGAAGGCAGAATTATAATTGCTAGAGATCGTCATACGATTGTTGGGTATGTAACGTATTTATATCCGGACCCGCTCGAAAGATGGTCTGAAGGAAACATGAAAGACTTGATTGAGCTCGGAGCAATTGAAGTCATTCCGAAATATAGAGGTATGGCTGTAGGTAAAAATCTCTTAAAAGTTTCTATGATGGATGATGCAATGGAAGACTATATTGTCATTACAACCGAATACTATTGGCATTGGGATCTTAAAGGAACAGGTTTAAACGTATGGGAATACCGAAAAGTAATGGAAAAGATGATGAATGCAGGTGGACTGGAATGGTTTGCTACAGATGATCCAGAGATTAGTTCACATCCCGCTAACTGTCTAATGGTCCGCATAGGGAAGCGTGTGAAACCAGAATCCGTACAACAATTTGATGCACTTCGGTTCCGTCATCGATTTATGTATTAA